The Crassaminicella indica genomic interval ATTTAATTCCTGTGGGATGCTATGCAGCAGCACCTATATTATTGATTTTAAAGGAGCCTGATTTAGGGAATGCATTAGTATTTATGGTGATTGCTTTTGGAATGATTTTTGTGTCGGGGCTAGATTATAAAATAATAGGAAGAGGTATGCTTGCAGGGGTTATTTCTTTACCACTTGTATATAAGCTTTTAGCCCCACATCAAAAAGTAAGAATAGATGCATTCTTAAATCCATCTGATGTAAGTTTGCCTGGGAATTATCATGTGATGCAATCAAAGATTGCTATTGGCTCAGGAAAATTGCTAGGAAAAGGTCTATACCACGGAACACAAAATAATTATAATTTTTTACCAGTGCAGGAATCTGATTTTATTTTTGCAGTTTTAGCAGAAGAACTTGGTTTTATAGGTGCTTTGGTCATTCTTGCTTTATATTTTATTTTCTTATATAGAATGATAAAAATTGCAAAAAATGCAAAAGATGTGTATGGATCTTTAATTGTGGTAGGTATTACTTCAATGTTTGCCTTTCAAATATTTGAGAATATTGGTATGACTATGGGGGTGATGCCTGTAACAGGAGTTACACTTCCTTTCTTAAGCTATGGTGGGAGTTCTCTTTTAACCAATATGATAGCAATTGGAATTATTTTAAATATAGGTATGAGAAGGCAAAAAATCAATTTTTAAACGGGTGAGGAGAAGATGCGAATGAAGATTGCACTAATAGCACATGACAAGAAAAAAGAAAGTATGGTTAACTTTGCAATAGCATATAAGGATACTCTTGCAAAGTATGATTTGATGGCTACTGGTACTACAGGTAAAAGAATTATGGATGCTACAGGACTAAAGGTAAAGAGATTTCAATCAGGACCTTTAGGAGGTGATCAGCAAATAGGTGCAGAAATTGCACAAAATAAAATTGATTTAGTTATATTCCTAAGAGATCCATTAACAGCGCAATCCCATGAGCCAGATATCCTAGCATTGCTTAGGTTATGTGATGTTTATAAGATACCTGTAGCGACGAATATAGCTACTGCTGAAATCCTTCTTCGCGCTATGAAAAGAGGAGAATTTCATTGGCGTGAGATTATTAGAAAATATGATGAGTAAATATTTAAATAAAATAGCTCCCAATACATATTTGTATTAGGGGGTTAATAATATTTTTGGGATTTTAATTATTGGCAAAATGGAGGATAGCTATGACAAAAAAAGTTAATTTATATTTTTGTGTAATTATATTATTATTTGTAAGCTTATTATCAGGATGTAGTAAAAAGAAAGAGCCTGTTACAGATTCAGCGTATATGCTAGGAACTCATTTAAATATTACTATTTGGACAGAGAATGAAGATGAAGGAAAAAAAGTGATAAAGGAATGCTTCAAAAGGATTTCTGAAATAGAAAAAAAGATGAGCGTAAATATAAAGGATAGTGAAATCAATAATATAAATAAAAATGCAGGAAAGGAATTTGTAAAAGTAAGTGCTGAAACAAGTAAAGTTTTAAATAAAGCATTAAAATATGGAGAAATTTCGAATGGAGCCTTTGATCTTACTGTTGGAAAATTTGTGAAGCTATGGGGAATTGGTACTTACAATGAAAGAATTCCTTCAAAATCAGAAATTGATGATGCATTAAAATATGTAGATTATAAATTATTAAAAAAAGATGAAAAAAATGGATATAAGCTCGATAAAGAGGGAATGCGTATTGATTTAGGAGGGATTGCTAAAGGATATGCAGCAGATGAAGCATATAGGATTCTTAAAAGTAATGGAATTGAGAATGCTGTTATTAATTTAGGAGGAAATATTTTTACTTTAGGAACAAGACCTGATGGTGAAATTTGGAAAATAGGAATACAGGATCCTTTTGAACCTACTGGTACTTATATGGGGATTGTTCAATTTTCTGATAAAGCTATTGTTACTTCAGGAAACTATGAAAGATTTTTTATCAAGAATAATAAAAGATATCATCATATTATTGATCCTAAGACAGGCTATCCGTCTGAGAATGGAATCATTAGTACGACAATTATAACAAATCATTCTATTGATGCAGATGCATTATCAACTTCTGTTTATATATTAGGGGTTAAAAAAGGCTTAGATTTAATTGAAAAGCTTGATGATGTGGAATGTATTATTGTTACTAAAAATCGCAAGGTATATTTATCATCAGGAATGAAAGATAAATTTAAAATTAAAAATAATAGTTTTCAAATTGAAAATTAGGACTAAAGCATTGGCTTTAGTCCTTTATTGTAATAATTAAACCTCCCTTTAAATATTATTATATATAGGGATCCAACTTCAACATAAAAAAAAGAAATATATAAATGGAATGAACTATCTTTTATATTTCATTTTAAAGTTGTTTACCTATATAATATCATGAACATAGGGAGGTAAGTTATGAATAAATCATATCTTTATTATCAAAACAGAAAACCTCATAAAAATAATGAGAATTCCTTTTATAAAAAATTTTTAAAGCAGATTGTGTTATGTATATTGATTGTGTTATTAGTTATTTTGATGAAAAATATTCATTCTCCAATTACTAATAAAACAACAGAAATGATTAAAATATCTCTTACAAAGGAAATGGATATAAAAAAATCTATAAGAGGAGTTATAAAATACGCAAAGGAAATACCTAAAATGCCAGAAAAAGTAGTAAATGTATTTAGTGATTTTTCAGGAAAAAAAGATTTACAAATGGAATTTGCAGTACCTGTAAAGGGTGATATTATATCAGATTATGGAGAAAAAGTAGATCCTATTTCTAATATTAAAACCTTTCAAAGAGGAGTAGATATACTGATTGATAAAGATAAAAATATAAAAGCAA includes:
- the rodA gene encoding rod shape-determining protein RodA yields the protein MIDKKLFKHIDVMLIVIVVLLFISSLMMISSATHVTQNGLTRQVKIQTIAFFLGIFAIVMILFIDYNTFGNFQKGIYIASIVLLVAVHIPGIGKAQFGARSWINLGPVDIQPSEIVKIAFILSFAKFLEDRQNKLNTIKDLIPVGCYAAAPILLILKEPDLGNALVFMVIAFGMIFVSGLDYKIIGRGMLAGVISLPLVYKLLAPHQKVRIDAFLNPSDVSLPGNYHVMQSKIAIGSGKLLGKGLYHGTQNNYNFLPVQESDFIFAVLAEELGFIGALVILALYFIFLYRMIKIAKNAKDVYGSLIVVGITSMFAFQIFENIGMTMGVMPVTGVTLPFLSYGGSSLLTNMIAIGIILNIGMRRQKINF
- the mgsA gene encoding methylglyoxal synthase, with protein sequence MKIALIAHDKKKESMVNFAIAYKDTLAKYDLMATGTTGKRIMDATGLKVKRFQSGPLGGDQQIGAEIAQNKIDLVIFLRDPLTAQSHEPDILALLRLCDVYKIPVATNIATAEILLRAMKRGEFHWREIIRKYDE
- a CDS encoding FAD:protein FMN transferase is translated as MTKKVNLYFCVIILLFVSLLSGCSKKKEPVTDSAYMLGTHLNITIWTENEDEGKKVIKECFKRISEIEKKMSVNIKDSEINNINKNAGKEFVKVSAETSKVLNKALKYGEISNGAFDLTVGKFVKLWGIGTYNERIPSKSEIDDALKYVDYKLLKKDEKNGYKLDKEGMRIDLGGIAKGYAADEAYRILKSNGIENAVINLGGNIFTLGTRPDGEIWKIGIQDPFEPTGTYMGIVQFSDKAIVTSGNYERFFIKNNKRYHHIIDPKTGYPSENGIISTTIITNHSIDADALSTSVYILGVKKGLDLIEKLDDVECIIVTKNRKVYLSSGMKDKFKIKNNSFQIEN
- a CDS encoding M23 family metallopeptidase, which encodes MNKSYLYYQNRKPHKNNENSFYKKFLKQIVLCILIVLLVILMKNIHSPITNKTTEMIKISLTKEMDIKKSIRGVIKYAKEIPKMPEKVVNVFSDFSGKKDLQMEFAVPVKGDIISDYGEKVDPISNIKTFQRGVDILIDKDKNIKAIADGEIIEIGEGKSLGKYVKVKHSHNIISLYADCSDIQVKKGQKVKKGEIIAKIYRHNTNAYLHFELWVDGKVVDPEKYIPFDRKIL